The Aureimonas populi genome includes the window GCTTGGGCAGTGGGACGAGGCGGTCGATGAGCCTTTCGATGAAGCTGGAGGTTCGGCAAAGTCAGTCGCTCTCGATGACGCCGCAGCTCCTGCAGTCGATCCGCCTCCTGCAATACGGCCATCTCGACCTCCAGGCCTTCGTGGAGCGCGAGGCCGAGCGCAACCCGCTGCTCGTCGTGGAAGAGCGCGACGGGCCGCCCGTCGCGCCGGCTTCGGGCGCCCTCGCGGCACCCGCCTCCCCCTTCACGGCGCAGCGGCGCGAGTCCCCGCGCGAGCGGGGCGTGGGAGACCCGGGCGGCGCAGGGTTCGACATGCAGGAGCGCGCGAGCGGGCGCCCCTCGCTCCTCTCCCATGCGCTGGGCGAGATCGCCGAGCTCCTCTCCACGCCGCTGGAGCGCAAGATCGCCGAGGCGCTGCTCGCCGATTTCGACGAGGCCGGCTATCTGCGCGTCGACGTGCCGGCTGCGGCCCAGGCGCTGGGCGTGCCGACGGATGCCGTCCACAAGGTCCTGACGCGGCTTCGCGCCGGCGCCGAGCCCGCCGGCCTCTTCGCCGGCGACCTGGCGGAGTGCCTGGCCCTGCAACTGGCGCGCAAGGATCGGCTCGACCCGGTGATCCGAACGGTGCTCGACCATCTCGACCTGCTGGCCCGCCGCGACTTCGCGGCGCTGCGCCGCCTGACCGGCGAGGACGAGGCTGGCCTTCTCGACATGCTGGCGGAAATCCGCGCGCTCGACCCCAAGCCCGGCCTCTCCTTCGAGGCGGACCTGCATCCGGCGATAGAGCCGGACGTGCTGGTCACGCGCGCGGCAACGGGTGGCTGGCGGGTGGAGCTGAACGGTGCGGTCCTGCCCAGGGTGCTGCTCGACGCGGACTATGTGCGCACGGTCACGGCCGAGTGCCGTTCGCCAGCCGAGAAGGAGTTCCTCGGCGCCTGCCAGACATCGGCCACATGGCTCCTGCGCTCGCTGGACCAGCGGGCACAGACGATCCTGAAGGTCGCGGCCGAGATCGTGCGCCGGCAGGAGGCGTTCCTGGACGAGGGCGTGGGCGGCCTGAAGCCGATGACGCTCGCGGCCGTGGCACAGGCGGTGGGCCTGCACGAATCGACCGTCAGCCGCGTCACGGCCGACAAGACGGTGGAAACGCCGCGCGGCGTCTTCGAGATGAAGTTCTTCTTTACCGTCGCGATCGCCTCCTCCACCGGCGGCGAGGCCCATTCGGCCGCGAGCGTGAAGCACCGCATCCGCCTGCTCGTGGAGGCCGAGAGCGCCGGCAGCGTCCTCTCGGACGACGAGATCGCAGCGCGGTTGAAGGATGAGGGCGTCGAGCTGGCCCGCCGCACCGTGGCCAAGTACCGTGAGGCGCTGGGCATCGCCTCCTCCGTCCAGCGCCGGCGTGAGATGAATGCGCGAAAGATCGCATCCTGAACCTTCGAATCGCCCGCGCGCGGCCCTAGATTCCTCTCATGCCCGTGAAATACGGGCGTCGGAACGGAAGCGCTCCCGGAGGGCTTTCGCACCGGCCGGAGGGGATGCGGGCAAGGCGCGCATCCCCCCGGAAGGCAACCGCCGGCGCAGGTTTCGCACCTGCCCGGTTTGAAGGGAAGGAACTGGACGGATGTCACTTCGTGTATCGGGCCGGCACATGGATGTTGGTGAAGCGTTCCGCACGCGCATCGAGGACAAGCTGAACGAGCAGGTCGGCAAATATTTCGACGGCAACTTCTCAGGCTCGGTCGTGCTGTCGAAAGAATCGTCTCGCTACAACACGGACTGCACCCTCCATCTGGACAGCGGCGTCATCTTCCAGGCGACCGGCGAATCGCACGATCCCGAATCGTCCTTCGCCGCGGCGTCCGAGAAGATCGACAAGCGGCTGCGCCGCTACAAGCGCCGCCTGAAGGACCACAAGGCCAACGGCGCGGCGACCCGCGAGGTCGCCTATACCGTCATGGAAGCCATTCCGGACGAGGCCGATGAGGTGCCGGAGGATTACGCGCCTGCCATCGTGGCGGAAACCTCCATCCTCGTCGGCACGCTCTCCGTCGCAGGGGCCGTGATGGAGCTCGACCGGCGCGACAGCCCCATCGTTGTCTTCAAGAACGCCGGCTCGGGGGCGATCAACATCGTCTACCGGCGGCAGGACGGCAATTTCGGGTGGATCGACCCCTCGACCTTGCGCGACGAAGCCTAAGCGTTTACCCGCTCGACCCGTCGGGCACCCGCACTGATGGAAATGCGCCCGGCTCCTTTGGCCGGGCGCGATCCGTTCGAGCGGGATTTTCGTGCAGCACTGGAAGGCGGGCCTTTCTGAAATGGATCTCGACGACCTGATCCGGCAGGACGCGATCCTCCCGTTCCTCAAGGGCAATTCCAAGAAGCAGGTGGTGCAGGAGCTGTGCGAGCGGGCGGGCCGGCTGACCGGGCTGCCCGAGCGCGAAATCTTCGACACGGTGATGGAGCGCGAGCGCCTCGGCTCCACCGGCGTCGGGCACGGCATCGCCATCCCTCACGGCAAGCTGCCCGCGCTGGAGCGCATCGTCGGCGTCTTCGGCCGCGTGGGGCGGCCAGTGGATTTCGACGCGTTGGACGAGGAGCCGGTGGACCTCGTCTTCCTGCTGCTCGCGCCGGCCGGAGCCGGCGCCGATCACCTCAAGGCCCTGTCCAAGGTGGCGCGGGTGCTTCGCAACCCCGCGACGGTCGCCGGCCTTCGCGCGGCGCGGGACGCGGATGCGATCTTCACCCTCCTGTCTCGCCCCCCGGCCGCAGCCTGAACCGAAAAAGGCCGGCGCGCCTCTTGCGCGTCCGGCCTTCCAGGTTTCGATCGTCTAATCTCAGTGCAAGCTGACGGTCATGAGCTCGTTCTCGCTCGCGCTCGCCAGGATCGATCCCCTGTCGTCCGAGACGGCGAGCGGAGTGCCGTCGGCGCCGAACAGCGCCCACAGCTTCAGGCCGGGGCGGATGGCCTGCGCGCCGGGAAAGCGGGCGCGGATATCGTCGGAGGACATGCGGCGCAGATAGGCCAGATGCCCCTCGCCCAGCGCTGCGAAGTCGGTCTGCGAAAGGCGGTCGGTGCGGGTCTCGTTCATTATCGGCTCCTTTGCGAGCAACAGGAGGGACGCCTCGTCAATCGGCGACGGCGATCTCGATCTTCTTCACCACGCGCTCGGGCCTCGGCCTTGCAAGGTCGATCATCAGAAGGCCGTTCTTCAGCTCCGCGCCGAGGATGCGCATGCCGTCCGCGAAGAGGAAGCTCTTCTGGAACTGGCGGGACGCAATGCCCCGGTGCAGGAAGTCCCGGTCCTTCGCCTCGCTCTGCGATCCCCGGATGGTGAGCTGGTTCTCCTCGGTCGTGATCTCGAGGTCGTCCCGCGTAAATCCGGCAACCGCAAGGGTGATGCGGATGATCGTCTGGCTTTCCGCCTCAGGCCCATCGCCCACCTGCTCGCGCAGGCGTTCGATATTGTAGGGAGGATATCCGTCCGCGCCTTTCCCGATCCTTTCCAGCGTGCGTTCGACACTGTCGAACCCGAGCAGGAGGGGACTGGAGAAGGGCGTCATCCGGTTCATCGAAGGTCAAGTCCTCGGCTCAAGCGACTTGTCGGTTCGTGGCCCGTGAGCGGCACCGCGCCCCGACCCCCGTGATATGGAGCCGCACCCGCCGCCCTTCAATGGCCGCGCCGCGCTCCCGCAGATCAGCCCGATACGCTCTCCGGCCGGAAGGCCAGGGCAACGCCGTTGATGCAGTGGCGCTTGCCCGTGGGCTCCGGGCCATCGTCGAAAATATGGCCCAGATGCCCGCCGCAGCGGGCGCAATGCACCTCCGTGCGGGAATAGAGGAGCACGCGATCCACCTTCGTGCCCACCGCATCCTCGTCGATGGGCGCCCAGAAGCTCGGCCATCCGGTGCGCGAATCGTATTTGGCTTCGGACGAATAAAGGGCGTTGGAGCATCCCGCGCAGTGGAAGACGCCGTCGCGCTTCTCCTCGTTCAGAGGGCTCGTATAAGGACGCTCAGTGGCTTGCTGGCGCAGCACCGCGAAGGCCTCCGGCGAGAGCCGGGAGCGCCAGGCCGCCTCGCTCATCTGGAAGGGGAAACGCACCGCCACGCCGCTCTGGCCGCGGGCCGGTGCCGGAAGACCGAGCGGCAGCCCGAAGGCGGCGAGCCCGGCAAGGGCGCCGCCCGAGAAGAGAAAGTCACGCCTGCGCATCGCTCTTTTCCTTCGATCGCTCGTGCCGGTGCCGGGACGGGCACCGGATCCCTGCTCCTGGAACGCATCTTCCCGCGACGGGCTGCGGGGAAGAATGGGCAGCGGGCAGGCCGTTGGAAAGCCCTGCCCGCGCCTCTTGTCGCCCGCAGCCTTAGCTGGCAGGCATCAGCACCGTATCGATGACGTGGACGACGCCGTTCGACTGCATGACATCGGCCTGCGTCACGGTGGCGACATTGCCCTGCTCGTCGGTGACGGTCAGGTTGTCGCCATCCATAGCGAGCGTCAGCGTGCCACCCTCCACGGTCGTCACCTCGTGCGTGCCGCCGTCATCCTGGATCATCTGCATGGCCGCCTCGGCGGTCGCCGCCGCCGGCACCACATGATAGGTCAGGACGGCGCTGAGCTGCTCGCGGTTCTCCGGCTCCAGCAGCGTGTCGACCGTGCCGGCCGGCAGCGCCTCGAATGCCGCGTTGTCCGGCGCGAAGACGGTGAACGGGCCGGCGCCATCCAGCGTCTCCACGAGACCGGCCGCCTGGAGGGCCGCCACGAGGGTGGAGAGATTGGAAGCGTTCGGCGCATTCTCGGCGATTGTCATGTTGGCGTACATCGGCGCGCCGCCGACCTCCACCATGTCGCCGCTGCCGGCGCCCATCGAACCGCCCGAAGCCATGGAGCCTGTGCCCATCGTGTCTCCCGGCTGCACCGTGGTGGCGTCCTGCTCCGAATCGGGCGCGGAGGGCGAGGTGCTGCCCTGCGCCAGCGCGGCGCCGGTAACGCCGGCGGACAGGACGGTGGCCAGCGCGAGGCTGCGGATGAAAGCATTCTTCATGATCTTGTTTCCTCATCGGGTCGGCCCTCCCGTCATCGGGAGGTTGCCCGAGTTACGGGCGAGGACCGCCACCGGATGCACCGCTCACGCCTTCGTGACAGGCGCGGTCAGTCGTCCACCCGCCCCCTCATGCGCTTGATGCCGGCCCGCCCCTTCTTCTCCTTCAGTCGGCGCTCGACCGCGCCGCGCGAGGGGCGCGTCTTCTTGCGCGGCGGGGGCGGCGGCTTCAACGCCTCGCGCACGAGGCCGGCCAGCCTTTCGCGCGCATCCTCGCGGTTGCGCTCCTGCGCCCGGAAGCGGGAAGCCTCGATGAGGATCTCCCCTTCCTTGGTGGCGCGCGATCCGGCCAGCTTCAGGAGACGGGCCTTGGCCTCCCCGGACAGGACAGACGAGGCGGCGGCAAAGAAGCGCAGTTGAACGGCGGACGACACCTTGTTGACGTTCTGCCCGCCGGGCCCGCCGGCGCGGATGAAATTCTCCTCCAGCTCCGTCTCTGGAAGCGTGACGCGGGAGGAAACGACGAGGCCGTCGAAGCGGGAATCGGTCGCCATCGCGCCTGACTTCATGGAGAGGGAACGGGAGCCCCCAGGATAACCGGCTTGCCGGACATGGCAAAGCCCGCGTTCCGGCGAGGAACGCGGGCTTTGCGGCAGTGGTGCCGTGCGGCCTATTCGGCGGCGATGGCGAGCTGCGGCGCGGCCTTCAGGACGTCTCCGTCCACATGCGCCTCGAACTTCTCGAAATTCGCCTGGAACATCTCGACCAGACGACGCGCCTGCGCGTCGTAGGCCGCGCCGTCAGCCCAGGTGGAACGCGGATCGAGAATCGCGGAATCGATCCCTTCCACGGCCACGGGCACCTGGAAGCCGAAATTGGGATCGGTGCGGAACTCGACATCCTTCAAGGAGCCGTCGAGCACCTTGGCCAGCAGCCCGCGCGTGACCTTGATGGGCATCCGGTTGCCGGTGCCGTAGGCGCCGCCCGTCCAGCCGGTGGAGACCAGCCAGCAATCCACCCCGTGATCGGCGATGAGGTCCTTCAGGAGATTGCCGTATTCGCTGGGATGGCGCGGCATGAAGGGGGCGCCGAAGCAGGTGGAGAAGGTCGCCTCGGGCTCGGTCACGCCCTTTTCGGTACCCGCCACCTTGGCGGTGTAGCCCGAGAGGAAGTGGTACATGGCCTCGGCCGGCGTCAGCTTGGCGATCGGCGGCAGAACGCCGAAGGCGTCGGCCGTCAGCATCACGATGTTCTTCGGATGGCCGGCCCGGCCGGTTTCACTGGCATTGGGAATGAAGTGCAGCGGATAGGCGGCACGGGTGTTCTCCGTCAGCGAACCGTCGTCGAAGTCCGGCACGCGCGAAGCGTCGAGAACGACATTCTCCAGCACCGTGCCGAAGCGGCGGGTCGTGGCGAAGATCTCGGGCTCCGCCTCGGCCGAGAGCCGGATCGTCTTGGCGTAGCAGCCGCCCTCGAAGTTGAAGACGCCGTCCTCGCCCCAGCCGTGCTCGTCATCGCCGATGAGCGTGCGCTGCGGATCGGCCGAGAGCGTCGTCTTGCCGGTGCCCGAGAGGCCGAAGAAAACCGCCACATCGCCCT containing:
- the rpoN gene encoding RNA polymerase factor sigma-54 — protein: MSLSMKLEVRQSQSLSMTPQLLQSIRLLQYGHLDLQAFVEREAERNPLLVVEERDGPPVAPASGALAAPASPFTAQRRESPRERGVGDPGGAGFDMQERASGRPSLLSHALGEIAELLSTPLERKIAEALLADFDEAGYLRVDVPAAAQALGVPTDAVHKVLTRLRAGAEPAGLFAGDLAECLALQLARKDRLDPVIRTVLDHLDLLARRDFAALRRLTGEDEAGLLDMLAEIRALDPKPGLSFEADLHPAIEPDVLVTRAATGGWRVELNGAVLPRVLLDADYVRTVTAECRSPAEKEFLGACQTSATWLLRSLDQRAQTILKVAAEIVRRQEAFLDEGVGGLKPMTLAAVAQAVGLHESTVSRVTADKTVETPRGVFEMKFFFTVAIASSTGGEAHSAASVKHRIRLLVEAESAGSVLSDDEIAARLKDEGVELARRTVAKYREALGIASSVQRRREMNARKIAS
- the hpf gene encoding ribosome hibernation-promoting factor, HPF/YfiA family; translated protein: MSLRVSGRHMDVGEAFRTRIEDKLNEQVGKYFDGNFSGSVVLSKESSRYNTDCTLHLDSGVIFQATGESHDPESSFAAASEKIDKRLRRYKRRLKDHKANGAATREVAYTVMEAIPDEADEVPEDYAPAIVAETSILVGTLSVAGAVMELDRRDSPIVVFKNAGSGAINIVYRRQDGNFGWIDPSTLRDEA
- the ptsN gene encoding PTS IIA-like nitrogen regulatory protein PtsN yields the protein MDLDDLIRQDAILPFLKGNSKKQVVQELCERAGRLTGLPEREIFDTVMERERLGSTGVGHGIAIPHGKLPALERIVGVFGRVGRPVDFDALDEEPVDLVFLLLAPAGAGADHLKALSKVARVLRNPATVAGLRAARDADAIFTLLSRPPAAA
- a CDS encoding DUF1150 family protein, giving the protein MNETRTDRLSQTDFAALGEGHLAYLRRMSSDDIRARFPGAQAIRPGLKLWALFGADGTPLAVSDDRGSILASASENELMTVSLH
- a CDS encoding Hsp20 family protein is translated as MNRMTPFSSPLLLGFDSVERTLERIGKGADGYPPYNIERLREQVGDGPEAESQTIIRITLAVAGFTRDDLEITTEENQLTIRGSQSEAKDRDFLHRGIASRQFQKSFLFADGMRILGAELKNGLLMIDLARPRPERVVKKIEIAVAD
- the msrB gene encoding peptide-methionine (R)-S-oxide reductase MsrB encodes the protein MRRRDFLFSGGALAGLAAFGLPLGLPAPARGQSGVAVRFPFQMSEAAWRSRLSPEAFAVLRQQATERPYTSPLNEEKRDGVFHCAGCSNALYSSEAKYDSRTGWPSFWAPIDEDAVGTKVDRVLLYSRTEVHCARCGGHLGHIFDDGPEPTGKRHCINGVALAFRPESVSG
- a CDS encoding fasciclin domain-containing protein, whose amino-acid sequence is MGTGSMASGGSMGAGSGDMVEVGGAPMYANMTIAENAPNASNLSTLVAALQAAGLVETLDGAGPFTVFAPDNAAFEALPAGTVDTLLEPENREQLSAVLTYHVVPAAATAEAAMQMIQDDGGTHEVTTVEGGTLTLAMDGDNLTVTDEQGNVATVTQADVMQSNGVVHVIDTVLMPAS
- the arfB gene encoding alternative ribosome rescue aminoacyl-tRNA hydrolase ArfB translates to MATDSRFDGLVVSSRVTLPETELEENFIRAGGPGGQNVNKVSSAVQLRFFAAASSVLSGEAKARLLKLAGSRATKEGEILIEASRFRAQERNREDARERLAGLVREALKPPPPPRKKTRPSRGAVERRLKEKKGRAGIKRMRGRVDD
- a CDS encoding phosphoenolpyruvate carboxykinase, with product MEEVGVRNPGRGIETTGLSGLSSVRWNLTEAELVETAIRRGEGKLTAHGAFVATTGQHTGRSPKDKFVLADENTDPRIWWDNNKRLEKDAYERLSADFREHAKGRDLFVQDLIGGADPHNGIKVRVVTEYAWHSLFIRNLLIRPAREELESFEPELTIIDLPSFKADPARHGCRSETVIACDFTGNTILIGGTSYAGEMKKSVFTVLNYRLPESGVMPMHCSANVGPQGDVAVFFGLSGTGKTTLSADPQRTLIGDDEHGWGEDGVFNFEGGCYAKTIRLSAEAEPEIFATTRRFGTVLENVVLDASRVPDFDDGSLTENTRAAYPLHFIPNASETGRAGHPKNIVMLTADAFGVLPPIAKLTPAEAMYHFLSGYTAKVAGTEKGVTEPEATFSTCFGAPFMPRHPSEYGNLLKDLIADHGVDCWLVSTGWTGGAYGTGNRMPIKVTRGLLAKVLDGSLKDVEFRTDPNFGFQVPVAVEGIDSAILDPRSTWADGAAYDAQARRLVEMFQANFEKFEAHVDGDVLKAAPQLAIAAE